One segment of Pleuronectes platessa chromosome 21, fPlePla1.1, whole genome shotgun sequence DNA contains the following:
- the kctd17 gene encoding BTB/POZ domain-containing protein KCTD5 isoform X2 — protein MATTAAEPREPADVAALSTLPDCRGHRSNGNGNNNNNNNNNKDSEATESPAGETEPGTASQSIGNGSVINPTGGSNGKWVRLNVGGTVFLTTRQTLLKEQTSFLYRLCQQQDLHSDTDESGAYVIDRDPTYFGPILNYLRHGKLVYNKELAEEGVLEEAEFYNITPLIKLIKERILERDSKATQVPPKHVYRVLQCQEEELTQMVSTMSDGWKFEQVSVRTCRKPRTGLLWTMVNIGSSYSYGTEDQAEFLCVVSKELHTPGSGLGTEQSHKTKPAELQEEEAAKDEEEEEEGGRETTPNEWLRE, from the exons ATGGCAACGACGGCGGCCGAGCCGCGGGAACCGGCGGACGTCGCCGCCCTGTCCACGCTCCCCGACTGCCGCGGCCACCGCAGCAACGGCaacggcaacaacaacaacaataacaacaacaacaaagacagcGAGGCGACAGAGAGCCCCGCGGGCGAGACCGAACCCGGGACCGCGTCGCAGAGCATCGGCAACGGCTCGGTCATCAACCCCACCGGGGGGAGCAACGGGAAGTGGGTCCGGCTGAACGTCGGCGGCACCGTGTTCCTCACGACGCGGCAGACCCTCCTCAAGGAGCAGACCTCGTTCCTGTACCGGCTGTGCCAGCAGCAGGACCTGCACTCAGACACG GATGAGTCGGGGGCCTATGTGATTGACAGAGACCCCACCTACTTCGGTCCCATCCTCAACTACTTGCGGCACGGCAAACTGGTCTACAACAAGGAGCTGGCTGAAGAAG GTGTCCTGGAGGAGGCTGAGTTTTACAACATCACACCCCTGATCAAATTGATCAAGGAGAGGATCCTGGAGAGAGACTCCAAAGCCACGCAG GTGCCCCCCAAGCACGTCTATCGGGTGTTGCAgtgtcaggaggaggagctgacccAGATGGTCTCCACGATGTCGGACGGCTGGAAGTTTGAGCAGGTCAGCGTGCgcacctgcagaaagccccgcACCGGACTGCTCTGGACT ATGGTGAACATCGGCTCGTCGTACAGCTACGGAACAGAAGACCAAGCCGAGTTCCTGTGTGTCGTGTCCAAGGAGCTTCACACGCCTGGGTCTGGACTGGGGACAGAGCAGAGCCACAAAACGAAG CCggcggagctgcaggaggaggaagcagcgaaggatgaggaggaggaggaggagggagggagagaaaccaCACCAAATGAGTGGCTTAGAGAATGA
- the kctd17 gene encoding BTB/POZ domain-containing protein KCTD5 isoform X4, producing the protein MATTAAEPREPADVAALSTLPDCRGHRSNGNGNNNNNNNNNKDSEATESPAGETEPGTASQSIGNGSVINPTGGSNGKWVRLNVGGTVFLTTRQTLLKEQTSFLYRLCQQQDLHSDTDESGAYVIDRDPTYFGPILNYLRHGKLVYNKELAEEGVLEEAEFYNITPLIKLIKERILERDSKATQVPPKHVYRVLQCQEEELTQMVSTMSDGWKFEQMVNIGSSYSYGTEDQAEFLCVVSKELHTPGSGLGTEQSHKTKPAELQEEEAAKDEEEEEEGGRETTPNEWLRE; encoded by the exons ATGGCAACGACGGCGGCCGAGCCGCGGGAACCGGCGGACGTCGCCGCCCTGTCCACGCTCCCCGACTGCCGCGGCCACCGCAGCAACGGCaacggcaacaacaacaacaataacaacaacaacaaagacagcGAGGCGACAGAGAGCCCCGCGGGCGAGACCGAACCCGGGACCGCGTCGCAGAGCATCGGCAACGGCTCGGTCATCAACCCCACCGGGGGGAGCAACGGGAAGTGGGTCCGGCTGAACGTCGGCGGCACCGTGTTCCTCACGACGCGGCAGACCCTCCTCAAGGAGCAGACCTCGTTCCTGTACCGGCTGTGCCAGCAGCAGGACCTGCACTCAGACACG GATGAGTCGGGGGCCTATGTGATTGACAGAGACCCCACCTACTTCGGTCCCATCCTCAACTACTTGCGGCACGGCAAACTGGTCTACAACAAGGAGCTGGCTGAAGAAG GTGTCCTGGAGGAGGCTGAGTTTTACAACATCACACCCCTGATCAAATTGATCAAGGAGAGGATCCTGGAGAGAGACTCCAAAGCCACGCAG GTGCCCCCCAAGCACGTCTATCGGGTGTTGCAgtgtcaggaggaggagctgacccAGATGGTCTCCACGATGTCGGACGGCTGGAAGTTTGAGCAG ATGGTGAACATCGGCTCGTCGTACAGCTACGGAACAGAAGACCAAGCCGAGTTCCTGTGTGTCGTGTCCAAGGAGCTTCACACGCCTGGGTCTGGACTGGGGACAGAGCAGAGCCACAAAACGAAG CCggcggagctgcaggaggaggaagcagcgaaggatgaggaggaggaggaggagggagggagagaaaccaCACCAAATGAGTGGCTTAGAGAATGA
- the kctd17 gene encoding BTB/POZ domain-containing protein KCTD5 isoform X1, producing MATTAAEPREPADVAALSTLPDCRGHRSNGNGNNNNNNNNNKDSEATESPAGETEPGTASQSIGNGSVINPTGGSNGKWVRLNVGGTVFLTTRQTLLKEQTSFLYRLCQQQDLHSDTDESGAYVIDRDPTYFGPILNYLRHGKLVYNKELAEEGVLEEAEFYNITPLIKLIKERILERDSKATQQVPPKHVYRVLQCQEEELTQMVSTMSDGWKFEQVSVRTCRKPRTGLLWTMVNIGSSYSYGTEDQAEFLCVVSKELHTPGSGLGTEQSHKTKPAELQEEEAAKDEEEEEEGGRETTPNEWLRE from the exons ATGGCAACGACGGCGGCCGAGCCGCGGGAACCGGCGGACGTCGCCGCCCTGTCCACGCTCCCCGACTGCCGCGGCCACCGCAGCAACGGCaacggcaacaacaacaacaataacaacaacaacaaagacagcGAGGCGACAGAGAGCCCCGCGGGCGAGACCGAACCCGGGACCGCGTCGCAGAGCATCGGCAACGGCTCGGTCATCAACCCCACCGGGGGGAGCAACGGGAAGTGGGTCCGGCTGAACGTCGGCGGCACCGTGTTCCTCACGACGCGGCAGACCCTCCTCAAGGAGCAGACCTCGTTCCTGTACCGGCTGTGCCAGCAGCAGGACCTGCACTCAGACACG GATGAGTCGGGGGCCTATGTGATTGACAGAGACCCCACCTACTTCGGTCCCATCCTCAACTACTTGCGGCACGGCAAACTGGTCTACAACAAGGAGCTGGCTGAAGAAG GTGTCCTGGAGGAGGCTGAGTTTTACAACATCACACCCCTGATCAAATTGATCAAGGAGAGGATCCTGGAGAGAGACTCCAAAGCCACGCAG CAGGTGCCCCCCAAGCACGTCTATCGGGTGTTGCAgtgtcaggaggaggagctgacccAGATGGTCTCCACGATGTCGGACGGCTGGAAGTTTGAGCAGGTCAGCGTGCgcacctgcagaaagccccgcACCGGACTGCTCTGGACT ATGGTGAACATCGGCTCGTCGTACAGCTACGGAACAGAAGACCAAGCCGAGTTCCTGTGTGTCGTGTCCAAGGAGCTTCACACGCCTGGGTCTGGACTGGGGACAGAGCAGAGCCACAAAACGAAG CCggcggagctgcaggaggaggaagcagcgaaggatgaggaggaggaggaggagggagggagagaaaccaCACCAAATGAGTGGCTTAGAGAATGA
- the kctd17 gene encoding BTB/POZ domain-containing protein KCTD5 isoform X3, with the protein MATTAAEPREPADVAALSTLPDCRGHRSNGNGNNNNNNNNNKDSEATESPAGETEPGTASQSIGNGSVINPTGGSNGKWVRLNVGGTVFLTTRQTLLKEQTSFLYRLCQQQDLHSDTDESGAYVIDRDPTYFGPILNYLRHGKLVYNKELAEEGVLEEAEFYNITPLIKLIKERILERDSKATQQVPPKHVYRVLQCQEEELTQMVSTMSDGWKFEQMVNIGSSYSYGTEDQAEFLCVVSKELHTPGSGLGTEQSHKTKPAELQEEEAAKDEEEEEEGGRETTPNEWLRE; encoded by the exons ATGGCAACGACGGCGGCCGAGCCGCGGGAACCGGCGGACGTCGCCGCCCTGTCCACGCTCCCCGACTGCCGCGGCCACCGCAGCAACGGCaacggcaacaacaacaacaataacaacaacaacaaagacagcGAGGCGACAGAGAGCCCCGCGGGCGAGACCGAACCCGGGACCGCGTCGCAGAGCATCGGCAACGGCTCGGTCATCAACCCCACCGGGGGGAGCAACGGGAAGTGGGTCCGGCTGAACGTCGGCGGCACCGTGTTCCTCACGACGCGGCAGACCCTCCTCAAGGAGCAGACCTCGTTCCTGTACCGGCTGTGCCAGCAGCAGGACCTGCACTCAGACACG GATGAGTCGGGGGCCTATGTGATTGACAGAGACCCCACCTACTTCGGTCCCATCCTCAACTACTTGCGGCACGGCAAACTGGTCTACAACAAGGAGCTGGCTGAAGAAG GTGTCCTGGAGGAGGCTGAGTTTTACAACATCACACCCCTGATCAAATTGATCAAGGAGAGGATCCTGGAGAGAGACTCCAAAGCCACGCAG CAGGTGCCCCCCAAGCACGTCTATCGGGTGTTGCAgtgtcaggaggaggagctgacccAGATGGTCTCCACGATGTCGGACGGCTGGAAGTTTGAGCAG ATGGTGAACATCGGCTCGTCGTACAGCTACGGAACAGAAGACCAAGCCGAGTTCCTGTGTGTCGTGTCCAAGGAGCTTCACACGCCTGGGTCTGGACTGGGGACAGAGCAGAGCCACAAAACGAAG CCggcggagctgcaggaggaggaagcagcgaaggatgaggaggaggaggaggagggagggagagaaaccaCACCAAATGAGTGGCTTAGAGAATGA